In Arvicanthis niloticus isolate mArvNil1 chromosome 4, mArvNil1.pat.X, whole genome shotgun sequence, a single window of DNA contains:
- the LOC117706662 gene encoding large ribosomal subunit protein eL37-like translates to MTKGTSSFGKRSNKKHRLCSHCGSNSHHLQKSICDKCVKQKRKYNWSAKAKRQNTTGIGRMRSLKIVYYRVRHGFREGTTPKPKRAAVAASSSS, encoded by the coding sequence ATGACAAAGGGAACGTCATCCTTTGGAAAGCGTTCCAATAAGAAGCACAGGCTGTGCAGCCACTGTGGCTCCAACTCCCACCACCTTCAGAAGTCGATTTGTGACAAATGTGTCAAGCAAAAGAGAAAGTATAACTGGAGTGCCAAGGCTAAGAGACAAAACACAACCGGGATTGGTCGCATGAGGAGCCTAAAGATTGTCTATTACAGAGTCAGACATGGATTCCGTGAAGGAACAACGCCTAAGCCAAAGAGGGCAGCTGTTGCAGCATCCAGTTCATCTTGA